One region of Carassius gibelio isolate Cgi1373 ecotype wild population from Czech Republic chromosome A1, carGib1.2-hapl.c, whole genome shotgun sequence genomic DNA includes:
- the il15 gene encoding interleukin-15: protein MILMTLFLVFTVGFWNKPAKLKSKRTGRYACNPWCFESHMECLLSSEVWNSILILSCLSVLLPLAGGNEMQAMTDLQIVLKETKPLFQRSNTSLYTPYIEDINNCTFKFFDCFLMEMNVLLHDEDPTNEYTFQIKTTLEEYNKNKCSERYPCELQELTNTREFFNRMTTFLQKQQNLCRETSTIEHQSTTTCD from the exons ATGATTTTAATGACCCTCTTCCTCGTCTTCACTGTAGGATTTTGGAATAAGCCAGCTAAGCTAAAATCAAAG AGAACTGGAAGATATGCTTGTAACCCGTGGTGCTTTGAGAGTCACATGGAATGCCTTTTGAGCTCAGAGGTTTGGAATTCTATCTTAATTCTGAG ctgtcTTAGTGTTCTGTTGCCCTTGGCTGGAGGTAATGAAATGCAGGCAATGACGGACCTCCAGATCGTACTCAAAGAGACAAAGCCTTTATTTCAA CGTTCTAATACAAGTTTGTATACACCATACATAGAGGATATCAAT AATTGCACTTTTAAGTTTTTTGACTGTTTCCTGATGGAGATGAACGTTCTCTTGCATGACGAAGACCCAACAAATGAGTACACGTTCCAGATAAAGACAACTTTAGAAGAATATAACAAAAAT AAGTGCTCCGAACGATATCCTTGTGAACTACAGGAGCTCACCAACACCAGGGAGTTCTTTAACAGGATGACCACCTTTCTTCAAAAACAGCAAAATCTCTGCCGGGAGACATCTACTATTGAGCATCAATCTACTACAACATGTGATTAA